A part of Dama dama isolate Ldn47 chromosome Y, ASM3311817v1, whole genome shotgun sequence genomic DNA contains:
- the LOC133053560 gene encoding uncharacterized protein LOC133053560, translating to MAARAQADQRHCANPSPERPPGAQAVPDTDPDWNYQEGGGGQLRVRYMIECLLDGMETSSHKVVNLLKLDEVTQGPDENPAMFLNRLTEALVQYTRLSPESPMGAATLANRFISQSAPDIRKKLAKAEDGPQTPIRDLVKMAFKVYNAREETAEASRKARLKQKAEFQASLLNQQTQALVAALRPATGSGPQNPPPGACFKCGQEGHWAKMCPNPRPPSKPCPLCKQRGHWASDCPRASRAPTSRGRRPERPRETSCPPPASELLSVNDD from the coding sequence ATggcagccagggctcaggccgaccagcggcactgtgccaacccctcccccgagcgccccccgggagctcaggcagttcctgacaccgaccctgattggaactaccaggaagggggtggcggccagctgcgggtacgctatatgatagagtgtctcctcgatgggatggaaacgtcctctcataaggttgtaaacctcctcaaactagatgaggtgactcaggggcccgacgaaaacccagccatgtttcttaatcggctgactgaggcccttgttcaatACACCAGACTGTCCCCTGAGTCCCCCATGGGGGCAGCTACCTTGGCCAATCGTTTTATCTCCCAGTCCgcacctgacatccgaaaaaagctggccaaggccgaggacggccctcagacccctattcgagacctggtaaaaatggcctttaaagtttataacgcccgtgaagaaactgctgaggccagccGAAAGGCAAGGCTCAAACAAAAGGCCGAATTTCAGGCAAGCCTCCTAAACCAGCAAACTCAGGCCTTGGTAGCAGCCCTCCGGCCGGCGACGGGCTCAGGGCCCCAAAACCCCCCTCCGGGGGCCTGCTTCAAGTGCGGCcaagaaggacactgggccaaGATGTGCCCCAATCCGCGGCCTCCTTCCAAGCCGTGCCCGTTGTGCAAACAACGAGGACACTGGGCTAGTGACTGTCCCCGGGCCTCTCGGGCTCCGACCTCTAGGGGCCGGAGACCAGAGCgccccagggagacctcctgccctcctccggccTCGGAACTGCTGAGCGTCAATGATGACTGA